In Cedecea neteri, a single genomic region encodes these proteins:
- the aceK gene encoding bifunctional isocitrate dehydrogenase kinase/phosphatase — MSHRLELLIAHTILQGFDAQYGRFLEVTAGAQQRFEQADWHAVQQAMKSRINLYDHHVGLVAEQLRCITGGQNTDAAFLLRVKEQYTRLLPDYPRFEIAESFFNSVYCRLFDHRSLTPERLFIFSSQAGKQLRPLPRPLAKTFLPEQGWTTLLTTLLSDLPLRLPWQDIARDVGFILAHLHETFGAETLRTATLEVANELFYRNKAAWLVGKLVLPGGKIPFLLPIHRTDDGRLLVDTCLTSSPEASIVFGFARSYFMVYAPFPAALVEWLREILPGKTTAELYMAIGCQKHGKTESYREYLTYIQSTAEQFIEAPGIRGMVMLVFTLPGFDRVFKVIKDKFAPQKEVTAERVRACYQLVKEHDRVGRMADTQEFENFVLDKRQISSDLMALLQEEVPEKLTDLGDRIAISHLYIERRMVPLNLWLEQVEGQQLRDAVEEYGNAIRQLAAANIFPGDMLFKNFGVTRHGRVVFYDYDEICYMTEVNFRDIPPPRYPEDELSSEPWYSISPGDVFPEEFRHYLCADRRIRPLFDEMHADLFRADFWRALQTRIRDGYVEDVYAYRRRQRFSQRFGEVKRAG; from the coding sequence ATGTCACACAGGCTGGAGCTGTTAATTGCCCACACCATCCTGCAGGGGTTCGACGCCCAATACGGTCGATTTCTGGAGGTCACTGCGGGTGCCCAGCAGCGCTTTGAACAGGCCGACTGGCATGCCGTTCAACAGGCGATGAAAAGCCGCATCAACCTGTACGATCACCACGTAGGCCTCGTAGCAGAACAGCTTCGCTGCATTACCGGCGGGCAGAACACCGACGCGGCCTTTTTACTGCGCGTGAAAGAGCAATACACCCGGCTACTGCCGGATTACCCACGCTTTGAAATTGCCGAAAGCTTTTTTAATTCTGTCTATTGTCGGCTCTTCGACCACCGCTCGCTTACTCCCGAGCGGCTTTTTATCTTCAGCTCACAGGCAGGCAAGCAGCTTCGGCCGCTGCCTCGCCCACTCGCAAAAACGTTTCTCCCGGAGCAAGGCTGGACGACGTTGCTCACGACCTTGCTCTCCGATCTCCCGCTGCGCCTGCCCTGGCAGGATATTGCGCGGGATGTGGGTTTTATCCTCGCTCATCTGCATGAAACCTTCGGCGCAGAAACATTGCGAACGGCCACGTTGGAAGTGGCTAATGAACTGTTTTATCGCAATAAAGCCGCCTGGCTGGTTGGCAAACTGGTTCTGCCGGGAGGAAAAATCCCCTTTTTGTTGCCGATCCATCGCACCGATGATGGCCGGTTACTGGTGGATACCTGCCTGACCAGCTCGCCTGAAGCCAGCATCGTTTTTGGCTTCGCTCGCTCTTATTTCATGGTGTATGCCCCTTTTCCCGCAGCGCTTGTGGAGTGGCTGCGCGAGATTTTACCGGGTAAAACGACCGCCGAACTGTACATGGCGATTGGCTGCCAGAAGCACGGCAAAACCGAAAGCTATCGCGAGTATTTGACCTACATTCAGAGCACGGCCGAGCAGTTTATTGAGGCACCCGGCATACGCGGCATGGTGATGCTGGTGTTCACGCTGCCGGGCTTCGATCGCGTGTTTAAAGTGATAAAGGACAAGTTCGCGCCGCAAAAAGAGGTCACCGCCGAAAGGGTTCGTGCCTGTTATCAACTGGTCAAAGAACACGACCGCGTGGGGCGCATGGCGGATACTCAGGAGTTTGAAAACTTCGTGCTGGATAAGCGGCAGATAAGTTCCGATCTCATGGCGCTGCTACAGGAAGAAGTACCTGAAAAACTAACCGATCTTGGCGACCGAATTGCCATCAGCCATCTCTACATTGAGCGGCGAATGGTGCCGCTTAACCTGTGGCTGGAGCAGGTAGAAGGCCAGCAGCTAAGGGATGCAGTGGAAGAGTACGGCAATGCCATTCGCCAACTGGCGGCAGCCAACATCTTCCCTGGCGACATGCTATTTAAAAACTTTGGCGTGACGCGCCACGGGCGGGTGGTGTTCTACGATTACGATGAAATTTGCTACATGACCGAGGTGAATTTCCGGGATATTCCGCCGCCGCGTTACCCTGAAGATGAACTCTCTTCGGAGCCGTGGTACAGCATCTCGCCGGGAGATGTCTTCCCGGAAGAGTTCCGCCACTATCTTTGCGCGGACAGACGCATTCGCCCGCTATTCGATGAAATGCACGCCGACCTGTTCCGCGCCGACTTTTGGCGCGCTTTGCAAACCCGCATCCGCGATGGCTATGTAGAAGATGTTTATGCTTATCGCCGCCGGCAGCGCTTCAGCCAGCGGTTTGGGGAAGTGAAGCGAGCGGGCTAG
- the iclR gene encoding glyoxylate bypass operon transcriptional repressor IclR produces the protein MVATVPAKRGKKPRAAAAAAPAATGQVQSLTRGLKLLEWIAESHGSVALTELAQQAGLPNSTTHRLLTTMQQLGFVHQVGDLGHWTIGAHAFVVGSSFLQSRNLLAIVHPILRKLMEASGETVNLAVLDKSDHQAIIIDQVQCTQLMRMSAPIGGKLPMHASGAGKAFLAQLNDDELAGLLHRKGLHSYTPATLTSPLHLKEDLAQTRKRGYSFDDEEHALGLRCVASCIYDEHHEAFAAISISGPISRITDDRVTELGALVIKAAKEITLAYGGGR, from the coding sequence ATGGTTGCTACAGTCCCCGCTAAACGAGGTAAGAAACCCCGCGCCGCAGCCGCTGCGGCTCCGGCTGCTACCGGGCAAGTGCAGTCCCTGACCCGCGGCCTTAAGCTGCTGGAGTGGATTGCCGAATCTCACGGTAGCGTGGCGCTCACCGAGCTTGCCCAGCAGGCTGGTTTGCCCAATTCCACCACCCACCGTCTGCTCACTACGATGCAGCAGTTAGGTTTTGTGCATCAGGTGGGCGATCTTGGTCACTGGACGATTGGCGCGCACGCATTTGTCGTCGGCAGCAGCTTCCTGCAAAGCCGCAATCTGCTGGCCATTGTGCACCCTATTCTGCGCAAACTGATGGAAGCCTCCGGCGAAACCGTCAACCTTGCGGTGCTCGACAAGAGCGATCATCAGGCGATTATTATCGACCAGGTGCAATGCACGCAGCTGATGCGTATGTCAGCACCTATTGGCGGCAAGCTGCCGATGCACGCGTCCGGTGCTGGCAAAGCGTTTCTGGCTCAGTTGAACGACGACGAACTGGCGGGCCTGCTGCACCGCAAAGGACTGCACAGCTACACGCCAGCCACGCTGACTTCACCGCTGCATTTAAAGGAAGATTTAGCGCAAACCCGCAAGCGCGGTTATTCATTTGACGATGAAGAGCATGCCTTGGGGCTGCGCTGCGTGGCTTCGTGCATCTACGATGAACACCATGAGGCGTTTGCGGCGATCTCTATTTCTGGCCCGATTTCGCGCATCACCGATGACCGCGTGACGGAGCTGGGTGCGCTGGTAATCAAGGCTGCAAAAGAAATTACGCTGGCTTACGGCGGCGGGCGCTAG
- the metH gene encoding methionine synthase, translating to MSNNVEKLKQQLSERILVLDGGMGTMIQSYRLDESDFRGERFADWPCDLKGNNDLLVLSKPEIIAAIHYAYFEAGADIVETNTFNSTTIAMADYQMESLSAEINFEAAKLARACADEWTARTPEKPRYVAGVLGPTNRTASISPDVNDPAFRNITFDQLVAAYRESTRALVEGGADLIMIETVFDTLNAKAAIFAVKAEFEALGVDLPIMISGTITDASGRTLSGQTTEAFYNSLRHADALSFGLNCALGPDELRQYVAELSRIAECYVTAHPNAGLPNAFGEYDLDAEVMAQQIGEWAQAGFLNIVGGCCGTTPAHIAAMSKAVAGVAPRKLPDLPVACRLAGLEPLNIGADSLFVNVGERTNVTGSAKFKRLIKEEKYSEALDVALQQVASGAQIIDINMDEGMLDAEAAMVRFLNLIAGEPDIARVPIMIDSSKWEVIEKGLKCIQGKGIVNSISMKEGIEPFIHHAKLVRRYGAAMVVMAFDEAGQADTRERKIEICRRAYKILTEEVGFPPEDIIFDPNIFAVATGIEEHNNYAQDFIGACEDIKRELPHAMISGGVSNVSFSFRGNEPVREAIHAVFLYYAIRNGMDMGIVNAGQLAIYDDLPAELRDAVEDVILNRRDDSTERLLELAEKYRGSKSDDGANAQLAEWRSWDVAKRLEYSLVKGITEFIEADTEEARLQSARPIEVIEGPLMAGMNVVGDLFGEGKMFLPQVVKSARVMKQAVAYLEPYIEASKEQGSSNGKIVLATVKGDVHDIGKNIVGVVLQCNNYEIIDLGVMVPGEKILKTAREVGADIIGLSGLITPSLDEMVNVAKEMERQGFTLPLLIGGATTSKAHTAVKIEQNYSGPTVYVQNASRTVGVVSALLSETQRDEFVARTRKEYEVVRTQHARKKPRTPPVTLEVARDNDLPFDWESYTPPVPHRLGVQEVTASIETLRNYIDWTPFFMTWSLAGKYPRILEDEVVGEEAKRLFKDANDMLDMLHRTKTMTPRGVVGLFPANRVGDDVEVYADETRSQVKGFSRHLRQQTEKNGFANYCIADFVAPKHSGKADYIGAFAVTGGIEEDALAGAYDARHDDYNKIMVKAVADRLAEAFAEYLHERVRKVYWGYAATENLSNEELIRENYQGIRPAPGYPACPEHTEKAAIWALLDVENVIGMKLTESYAMWPGASVSGWYFSHPDSKYFAVAQIQRDQVEDYARRKGMPVSEVERWLAPNLGYDAD from the coding sequence GTGAGCAACAACGTAGAAAAACTGAAACAACAACTTAGTGAGCGCATTCTGGTGCTGGACGGCGGTATGGGGACCATGATCCAAAGCTACCGTCTCGATGAGAGTGATTTCCGTGGCGAGCGTTTTGCCGACTGGCCGTGTGACCTCAAAGGCAACAATGATCTGCTGGTGCTCAGCAAACCGGAAATTATCGCCGCGATTCACTATGCCTACTTTGAAGCTGGCGCCGACATCGTCGAAACCAACACCTTTAACTCCACCACCATTGCGATGGCGGATTACCAAATGGAGTCGCTGTCGGCAGAAATTAACTTCGAAGCCGCTAAGCTGGCGCGTGCCTGTGCCGACGAATGGACGGCCCGCACGCCGGAAAAACCGCGTTACGTCGCCGGTGTACTTGGCCCGACCAACCGCACGGCGTCAATTTCCCCGGATGTGAACGACCCTGCCTTCCGCAACATCACCTTTGATCAGCTGGTCGCCGCTTACCGTGAATCGACCAGGGCGCTGGTGGAAGGCGGGGCCGACCTGATCATGATCGAAACGGTTTTCGACACCCTGAATGCCAAAGCCGCCATCTTCGCCGTAAAGGCAGAGTTTGAAGCGCTCGGCGTTGACCTGCCGATCATGATTTCCGGCACCATCACCGATGCGTCAGGCCGCACGCTTTCCGGTCAGACGACAGAAGCTTTCTATAACTCCCTGCGCCACGCCGACGCGCTCTCTTTCGGGCTTAACTGCGCGCTGGGGCCGGACGAACTGCGGCAGTATGTGGCTGAACTGTCGCGCATTGCCGAGTGCTACGTGACGGCTCACCCTAATGCTGGTCTGCCGAACGCTTTCGGTGAGTACGACCTCGATGCGGAAGTGATGGCGCAGCAGATTGGGGAATGGGCGCAGGCTGGATTCCTGAACATTGTCGGCGGCTGTTGCGGGACGACGCCTGCGCACATCGCCGCGATGAGCAAAGCGGTAGCAGGCGTTGCGCCGCGCAAACTCCCCGATCTGCCGGTTGCCTGTCGTCTCGCCGGGCTTGAGCCGCTTAATATCGGCGCGGACAGCCTGTTCGTTAACGTCGGTGAACGCACCAACGTTACCGGCTCGGCAAAGTTTAAGCGTCTGATCAAAGAAGAGAAATATAGCGAAGCGCTGGACGTGGCGTTGCAACAGGTCGCCAGCGGCGCGCAAATCATCGACATCAACATGGACGAGGGAATGCTGGATGCCGAAGCGGCGATGGTGCGTTTCCTGAACCTGATTGCCGGTGAACCGGATATTGCCCGGGTGCCAATCATGATCGACTCCTCGAAATGGGAGGTGATCGAGAAAGGGCTGAAGTGCATTCAGGGCAAAGGCATCGTTAACTCTATTTCCATGAAAGAAGGCATTGAGCCGTTTATCCATCATGCGAAGCTGGTGCGCCGCTACGGCGCGGCGATGGTGGTGATGGCGTTCGATGAGGCCGGCCAGGCCGATACGCGAGAGCGTAAAATCGAGATTTGCCGGCGAGCTTATAAAATTCTTACCGAAGAGGTGGGCTTCCCGCCGGAAGACATCATCTTTGACCCAAATATCTTCGCGGTGGCGACCGGCATCGAAGAACACAACAACTACGCCCAGGATTTTATCGGCGCCTGCGAAGACATTAAGCGCGAGCTGCCCCACGCGATGATATCCGGCGGCGTGTCTAACGTCTCCTTCTCTTTCCGCGGCAACGAGCCAGTGCGGGAAGCTATTCACGCGGTATTCCTCTATTACGCAATTCGTAACGGTATGGACATGGGGATTGTGAACGCCGGGCAACTGGCGATTTACGACGATCTCCCGGCTGAGCTGCGGGATGCGGTTGAAGACGTCATTCTTAACCGTCGCGACGACAGCACCGAACGTTTGCTGGAGCTGGCTGAAAAATATCGCGGCAGCAAAAGCGATGACGGCGCCAATGCTCAACTGGCGGAGTGGCGTAGCTGGGACGTGGCGAAACGTCTGGAATATTCGCTGGTGAAAGGCATCACCGAGTTTATTGAAGCGGATACCGAAGAAGCCCGCCTGCAGTCGGCTCGCCCCATTGAAGTGATTGAAGGCCCGCTGATGGCCGGAATGAACGTGGTGGGTGATTTGTTCGGCGAAGGGAAAATGTTCCTGCCGCAGGTGGTGAAGTCTGCCCGCGTGATGAAGCAGGCGGTGGCATACCTTGAGCCGTACATCGAAGCCAGCAAGGAACAGGGCAGCAGCAACGGTAAAATCGTGCTGGCCACCGTCAAGGGCGACGTGCATGACATCGGCAAGAACATCGTCGGCGTGGTGCTGCAATGTAACAACTACGAGATTATCGATCTTGGCGTGATGGTGCCCGGTGAGAAAATTTTGAAAACCGCCCGTGAAGTCGGGGCCGATATCATCGGCCTGTCAGGGCTTATTACCCCATCGCTGGACGAAATGGTCAATGTGGCCAAAGAGATGGAGCGGCAGGGTTTTACGCTGCCGTTGCTGATCGGCGGCGCGACAACGTCAAAAGCCCACACGGCGGTGAAAATAGAGCAGAACTACAGCGGGCCAACCGTCTACGTGCAGAATGCGTCACGTACCGTTGGCGTGGTTTCTGCTCTACTTTCAGAAACCCAGCGTGATGAGTTTGTCGCCCGCACTCGCAAAGAGTACGAAGTTGTTCGTACGCAGCACGCGCGTAAAAAACCGCGCACGCCGCCGGTTACGCTGGAAGTCGCGCGGGATAACGATCTGCCTTTCGACTGGGAAAGCTATACGCCTCCGGTTCCGCATCGGCTGGGCGTGCAGGAAGTGACCGCCAGTATTGAAACGCTGCGAAACTATATCGACTGGACACCGTTCTTCATGACCTGGTCGCTGGCCGGTAAATACCCCCGCATTCTGGAAGATGAGGTGGTTGGCGAGGAGGCAAAACGGTTGTTTAAAGACGCTAACGACATGCTGGATATGCTCCACCGGACGAAAACAATGACGCCGCGCGGCGTGGTCGGCCTGTTCCCGGCGAATCGCGTGGGCGACGACGTGGAAGTTTATGCCGATGAAACACGCTCTCAGGTTAAAGGCTTCAGCCGCCATCTACGCCAGCAAACGGAAAAGAACGGCTTCGCGAACTACTGCATTGCCGATTTTGTGGCGCCTAAACACAGCGGTAAAGCCGACTACATCGGCGCTTTTGCGGTCACCGGCGGTATTGAAGAAGACGCGCTGGCAGGCGCCTACGATGCCCGGCACGATGATTACAACAAAATCATGGTGAAAGCGGTCGCCGATCGCCTGGCCGAAGCTTTTGCTGAATATCTGCACGAGCGCGTGCGTAAAGTCTACTGGGGCTACGCGGCCACGGAAAACCTCAGCAACGAGGAGCTGATTCGCGAGAATTATCAGGGGATTCGTCCGGCCCCAGGCTACCCGGCCTGCCCGGAGCACACGGAAAAAGCGGCCATCTGGGCGCTGCTGGACGTCGAAAACGTGATTGGCATGAAACTCACCGAGTCTTACGCCATGTGGCCCGGTGCGTCGGTTTCCGGGTGGTACTTCAGTCACCCGGACAGTAAGTACTTTGCCGTCGCACAAATTCAGCGTGACCAGGTCGAAGATTACGCCCGACGCAAAGGCATGCCGGTCAGCGAGGTTGAACGCTGGCTTGCGCCAAACCTCGGTTACGACGCCGACTGA
- a CDS encoding Na/Pi cotransporter family protein produces the protein MLTLLHLLSAVSLLVWGTHIVRTGIMRVYGANLRSVLSHSVEKKPLAFCAGIGVTALVQSSNATTMLVTSFVAQDLVALAPALVIVLGADVGTALMARILTFDLSWLSPLLIFIGVIFFLSRKQTRAGQLGRVGIGLGLILLALELIVGAVTPITQANGVQVIFASLTGDIMLDALIGAMFAIISYSSLAAVLLTATLTSTGVISFDVALCLVIGANLGSGLLAMINNSAANAAARRVALGSLLFKLVGSLLVLPFVHVLARLMHHLPLPESELVIYFHVFYNLIRCLVMVPFAEPMARFCRRVISEVPEVDARMKPKHLDPTALDTPALGLSNAARETLRMGDVLEQMLETWSKVMHGEPRQEKELRKLADDVDVLYTAIKLYLAQMPKEDLAEMESRRWAEIIEMSLNLEQAADIIERMGSEVADKSLAARRAFSPDGLTELDNLLQQLISNLQLSLSVFFSSDLGSARRLRRNKHRFRIMNRRYSHAHVDRLHQQNVQSIETSSLHLGLLGDMKRLNSLFCSVAYSVLDQPDDDDERDEY, from the coding sequence GTGCTGACGTTGTTACACCTGCTGTCCGCCGTTTCGCTGCTGGTCTGGGGCACGCATATTGTGCGCACCGGTATCATGCGTGTTTACGGTGCCAACCTGCGCAGTGTGCTTAGCCACAGCGTAGAAAAGAAACCGCTCGCCTTCTGCGCCGGGATAGGCGTTACCGCGCTGGTGCAGAGCAGCAATGCCACCACCATGTTGGTGACCTCGTTTGTTGCCCAGGATTTGGTGGCGCTCGCCCCTGCGCTGGTGATTGTGCTGGGGGCTGATGTGGGTACAGCGCTAATGGCGCGTATCCTGACTTTCGATCTCTCATGGCTTTCACCGCTGCTGATTTTCATCGGCGTTATCTTCTTCCTCAGCCGCAAGCAGACCCGCGCCGGGCAGCTTGGCCGCGTGGGGATTGGCCTGGGCCTTATTCTGCTGGCGCTTGAGCTGATTGTAGGGGCCGTTACGCCGATTACCCAGGCGAACGGCGTCCAGGTGATCTTTGCTTCCCTGACCGGCGACATCATGCTCGACGCGCTGATTGGCGCGATGTTTGCCATTATCAGCTACTCGAGTCTGGCCGCCGTCCTGCTGACGGCCACGCTGACCTCCACCGGCGTGATCTCATTTGATGTGGCGCTATGCCTGGTTATCGGGGCTAACCTCGGCTCCGGCCTACTGGCGATGATCAACAACAGCGCTGCCAATGCTGCCGCGCGTCGCGTGGCGCTTGGCAGTCTGCTGTTCAAGCTGGTGGGCAGTCTGCTGGTGTTGCCGTTTGTGCATGTCCTGGCCCGGCTGATGCACCACCTGCCGCTGCCGGAATCTGAACTGGTTATCTACTTCCACGTGTTCTACAACCTGATTCGTTGCCTGGTGATGGTGCCGTTTGCCGAACCCATGGCGCGCTTCTGCCGCCGGGTGATCAGCGAAGTACCGGAAGTCGACGCCCGGATGAAGCCGAAGCACCTCGATCCTACGGCGCTGGATACTCCTGCGTTGGGGTTATCTAACGCCGCGCGTGAAACCCTGAGAATGGGCGACGTGCTTGAGCAGATGCTGGAAACCTGGAGCAAGGTGATGCACGGTGAGCCGCGTCAGGAAAAAGAGCTGCGTAAGCTGGCTGATGACGTGGACGTGCTGTATACCGCCATCAAACTCTATCTCGCGCAGATGCCGAAGGAAGATCTGGCGGAAATGGAGTCGCGCCGCTGGGCTGAAATCATTGAAATGTCGCTTAACCTGGAACAGGCAGCGGACATTATCGAACGTATGGGCAGCGAAGTGGCGGATAAATCTCTCGCCGCGCGCCGGGCCTTCTCGCCGGACGGCCTGACCGAGCTGGATAACCTGCTCCAGCAGTTGATCAGCAACCTGCAGCTGAGTCTGTCGGTGTTCTTCTCGAGCGACCTGGGCAGCGCCCGTCGGCTGCGCCGAAACAAACACCGCTTCCGTATCATGAACCGCCGTTACTCTCATGCCCACGTTGATCGCCTGCACCAGCAGAACGTGCAGAGTATTGAGACCAGCTCGCTGCACCTTGGGCTGCTGGGGGACATGAAGCGCCTGAACTCGTTGTTCTGCTCCGTCGCCTATAGCGTGCTGGACCAGCCGGACGATGACGACGAGCGGGATGAATATTGA
- the sorE gene encoding L-sorbose 1-phosphate reductase, which produces MQTTALRLYGKRDLRLETFELPPMQEDEILARVVTDSLCLSSWKEANQGQDHKKVPDDVATNPIIIGHEFCGEIIAVGKKWQHKFHAGQRYVIQANLQLPDRPDCPGYSFPWIGGEATHVVIPNEVMEQDCLLSWEGDTWFEGSLVEPLSCVIGAFNANYHLEKGSYNPVMGIRPQGRTLILGGTGPMGLLAIDYALHGPINPALLVVTDTNKPKLSYARQHYPSEPQTLIHYIDGHDASRETLMALSCGHGFDDIFVFVPNEQLITMASSLLAPDGCLNFFAGPQDKGFSAPINFYDVHYSFTHYVGTSGGNTDDMRAAVELMQTKKVQTAKVVTHILGLNAAGDTTLDLPAVGGGKKLVYTGKKMPLTPLGKISDPALAAIMERHRGIWSKEAEEYLLAHAEDIVSG; this is translated from the coding sequence ATGCAAACAACAGCCCTGCGCCTATACGGCAAACGCGATCTGCGTCTGGAAACCTTTGAACTCCCGCCGATGCAGGAGGATGAAATCCTCGCCCGCGTAGTTACCGATAGCCTGTGCCTCTCGTCGTGGAAAGAGGCGAATCAGGGTCAGGATCACAAAAAGGTGCCTGACGATGTGGCGACTAACCCGATCATCATCGGCCATGAGTTCTGTGGGGAAATTATCGCCGTCGGCAAGAAGTGGCAGCACAAGTTTCACGCCGGACAGCGCTATGTGATTCAGGCCAATCTACAGTTGCCGGATCGCCCGGACTGTCCCGGCTATTCATTCCCGTGGATCGGTGGAGAAGCGACCCATGTGGTGATCCCTAACGAAGTGATGGAACAAGATTGCCTGCTCTCCTGGGAGGGCGATACCTGGTTTGAAGGCTCGCTGGTGGAGCCCCTTTCCTGCGTGATTGGCGCTTTCAACGCCAACTATCATCTGGAGAAAGGCAGCTATAACCCTGTAATGGGCATTCGCCCTCAGGGACGCACGCTGATTCTCGGCGGCACCGGTCCAATGGGCTTGCTGGCTATCGACTACGCGTTGCATGGCCCGATCAATCCGGCGCTGCTGGTGGTGACCGACACCAATAAGCCTAAGCTCAGCTATGCACGTCAGCACTATCCGTCCGAGCCGCAAACATTGATTCACTATATTGATGGCCATGATGCCAGCCGCGAAACGCTGATGGCGCTCTCCTGCGGCCACGGTTTTGACGATATCTTTGTCTTCGTCCCCAACGAGCAGCTTATCACTATGGCTTCATCGCTGCTGGCACCCGATGGCTGCCTCAATTTCTTTGCTGGCCCGCAGGATAAGGGGTTCAGCGCCCCCATTAACTTTTACGACGTTCATTACTCCTTCACCCATTACGTAGGCACCTCAGGCGGCAATACTGACGATATGCGTGCCGCAGTTGAGCTGATGCAGACGAAAAAAGTCCAGACAGCAAAAGTTGTGACTCATATTCTGGGGCTTAATGCGGCGGGCGATACCACGCTGGACTTACCGGCGGTTGGCGGCGGTAAAAAGCTGGTTTATACCGGGAAAAAAATGCCACTAACGCCGCTGGGGAAAATTAGCGACCCAGCGCTGGCAGCAATTATGGAGCGTCACCGCGGCATCTGGTCAAAGGAAGCGGAGGAGTATCTGCTGGCCCACGCGGAGGATATTGTTTCCGGTTAG
- a CDS encoding PTS system mannose/fructose/sorbose family transporter subunit IID — protein sequence MEQRKITQGDLVSMFLRSNLQQASFNFERIHGLGFCYDMIPAIKRLYPLKEDQVAALKRHLVFFNTTPAVCGPVIGVTVAMEEARANGAAIDDGAINGIKVGLMGPLAGVGDPLVWGTLRPITAALGASLALSGNILGPLLFFFIFNAVRLAMKWYGLQLGFRKGVSIVSDMGGNLLQKLTEGASILGLFVMGVLVTKWTTINVPLVVSQTPGADGSTVTMTVQNILDQLCPGLLALGLTMLMVRLLNKKVNPVWLIFALFGLGIIGNALGFLS from the coding sequence ATGGAACAGAGAAAAATTACCCAAGGCGACCTGGTGAGCATGTTTCTGCGATCCAACCTGCAACAGGCGTCATTCAACTTCGAACGTATCCACGGGCTAGGTTTTTGCTACGACATGATCCCGGCCATTAAACGCCTTTATCCGCTAAAAGAGGATCAGGTCGCCGCGCTGAAACGTCACCTGGTGTTCTTCAACACCACACCTGCGGTCTGCGGTCCGGTTATTGGCGTAACGGTAGCGATGGAGGAAGCGCGAGCTAACGGTGCGGCTATAGATGATGGCGCGATTAACGGCATAAAAGTGGGCCTGATGGGACCACTTGCAGGGGTTGGCGACCCGCTAGTGTGGGGCACATTGCGGCCAATCACCGCCGCCCTGGGCGCATCGCTGGCGCTCTCTGGCAATATTCTTGGACCACTTCTGTTCTTCTTTATTTTCAACGCGGTACGTCTTGCCATGAAGTGGTATGGGCTGCAGCTGGGCTTCCGTAAAGGGGTCAGTATCGTCAGCGATATGGGCGGAAACCTGCTGCAAAAACTGACCGAAGGTGCCTCCATTCTTGGCCTGTTTGTCATGGGCGTACTGGTGACCAAGTGGACCACCATCAACGTACCGCTGGTGGTCTCACAAACGCCGGGTGCCGATGGTTCTACCGTCACTATGACCGTACAGAACATCCTCGATCAGCTCTGTCCCGGCCTTCTGGCACTGGGCCTGACAATGCTAATGGTTCGCCTGCTCAATAAGAAAGTGAATCCGGTGTGGCTGATTTTTGCCCTGTTCGGTCTGGGGATTATCGGTAACGCACTGGGCTTCCTGTCCTGA
- a CDS encoding PTS mannose/fructose/sorbose transporter subunit IIC produces the protein MEISTLQIIAIFIFSCIAGMGSVLDEFQTHRPLIACTVIGLILGDLKTGIMLGGTLELIALGWMNVGAAQSPDSALASIISAILVIVGHQSIATGIAIALPVAAAGQVLTVFARTITVVFQHAADKAAEEARFGTIDLLHVSALGIQALRVAIPALVVSLFVSADMVSNMLGAIPEYVTHGLQIAGGFIVVVGYAMVLRMMGVKYLMPFFFLGFLAGGYLDFSLLAFGGVGVIIALIYIQLNPQWRKPEPQAMAASSTALDQLDD, from the coding sequence ATGGAAATCAGTACCCTACAAATAATAGCTATTTTTATTTTTTCCTGTATTGCCGGGATGGGCAGCGTGCTGGATGAATTTCAGACTCACCGTCCGTTAATTGCCTGTACCGTGATTGGCTTAATTCTTGGCGATTTAAAAACCGGAATTATGCTCGGCGGAACTCTGGAATTGATCGCACTGGGCTGGATGAACGTCGGCGCGGCTCAGTCTCCGGACTCGGCGCTGGCCAGCATTATCTCGGCTATCCTGGTGATCGTTGGTCACCAAAGCATCGCAACCGGGATAGCTATCGCACTCCCGGTCGCCGCCGCGGGCCAGGTGCTCACCGTATTCGCCCGTACTATTACCGTGGTGTTCCAGCACGCCGCAGATAAAGCCGCTGAAGAGGCACGCTTTGGGACAATCGATCTTCTGCACGTCTCAGCGCTGGGCATCCAGGCGCTGCGCGTCGCCATCCCTGCGCTGGTGGTTTCGCTGTTTGTCAGCGCCGACATGGTCAGCAATATGCTGGGTGCTATTCCAGAATATGTCACCCACGGTTTGCAAATCGCTGGCGGTTTTATCGTGGTGGTCGGCTACGCCATGGTGCTTCGCATGATGGGCGTGAAATATCTGATGCCTTTCTTTTTCCTTGGCTTCCTCGCGGGCGGCTATCTCGATTTCAGCCTGCTGGCCTTCGGCGGCGTGGGGGTCATCATCGCGCTGATTTATATCCAGCTTAACCCGCAGTGGCGCAAGCCTGAACCCCAGGCTATGGCCGCCTCTTCCACTGCCCTTGACCAGCTTGACGACTGA